From Nitratidesulfovibrio vulgaris str. Hildenborough, a single genomic window includes:
- a CDS encoding diheme cytochrome c has translation MPDVYVKSCGGCHMAYPAVLLAHEGWASIVGSASDHFGTVVEMSPAQQQAVAAYLSDNAADRSGTKLGRKIARSMSDGNVSRITEVPYIRHKHRDIGAAVLTRESVGGLANCIACHPGATGGQFDDDDVAIPTD, from the coding sequence ATGCCTGATGTTTATGTGAAATCTTGCGGAGGGTGCCACATGGCGTACCCTGCTGTACTGTTGGCGCATGAGGGATGGGCATCCATCGTCGGTTCAGCAAGCGACCATTTCGGGACGGTGGTCGAGATGTCTCCTGCGCAGCAGCAGGCTGTCGCCGCCTATCTTTCCGATAACGCGGCCGACAGGTCCGGCACCAAACTGGGCCGGAAGATCGCCCGTTCCATGTCTGATGGGAACGTGTCGCGCATCACGGAAGTGCCCTACATCAGGCACAAGCATCGCGATATCGGGGCTGCCGTGCTGACCAGGGAAAGTGTAGGCGGGCTGGCGAACTGCATTGCCTGTCATCCCGGGGCAACTGGCGGGCAGTTCGATGATGACGACGTGGCGATTCCGACGGACTGA